One window of Athalia rosae chromosome 4, iyAthRosa1.1, whole genome shotgun sequence genomic DNA carries:
- the LOC105692720 gene encoding dihydroorotate dehydrogenase (quinone), mitochondrial-like, translating to MVRRLTSKEKIQAFIRVTGGGLVIFSGVNICTGNEKFYDNVVMPLVRFIDPETSHNIAIAAAKFGFISNGTYHDPIRLKTTVWGLNFNNPLGIAAGFDKQGEAVDGLHKIGFGFVEVGSVTPVPQDGNAKPRVFRLTEDKAVINRYGFNSDGHQAVFDRLQNTKSHTDFTGIIGVNLGKNKTTPDHVQDYIDGIKKFGDVADYFVINVSSPNTPGLRALQDKRHLEELISKINMASEGLARKPPLLVKLAPDLSDQERQDIADIINSSKCRIDGLVISNTTIQRSNLISSHREETGGLSGAPLTHLSTAMIRDMYCRTNGKIPIIGVGGIFTGEDAYEKIKAGATLVQIYTSYIYHGPPIVKRIKKELDELLIKDGYTSVVDAVGKDSIKSKT from the coding sequence atggtTCGTCGGTTGACTTctaaggaaaaaattcaagcatTCATAAGAGTTACAGGAGGTGGTTTGGTAATATTCAGCGGTGTAAACATCTGTACTGGAAATGAAAAGTTCTATGACAATGTTGTGATGCCTCTTGTTCGCTTTATTGACCCAGAGACATCACATAACATTGCCATAGCAGCAGCTAAGTTTGGCTTCATTTCCAATGGAACTTACCATGATCCTATAAGATTGAAAACTACGGTATGGGGATTAAACTTTAACAATCCATTGGGCATAGCAGCTGGATTTGATAAACAGGGAGAAGCAGTTGATGGGTTGCATAAAATTGGATTTGGATTTGTGGAAGTTGGATCTGTAACACCAGTACCACAGGATGGAAATGCAAAACCTCGAGTTTTTCGGTTGACTGAAGATAAAGCTGTTATTAATAGGTACGGATTTAACAGCGATGGTCACCAAGCTGTCTTTGATCGCTTACAAAATACCAAAAGTCATACAGACTTTACAGGAATAATTGGAGTTAATTTgggcaaaaataaaactacACCTGACCATGTGCAAGATTACATAGACggcatcaaaaaatttggagaTGTAGCTGATTACTTTGTGATCAATGTGTCTAGCCCCAATACTCCCGGGTTGCGTGCCTTACAAGATAAAAGACATCTAGAAGAATTGATATCCAAGATCAACATGGCGTCTGAAGGGTTAGCCAGAAAGCCACCTTTGCTAGTTAAGCTAGCTCCTGACTTGAGTGACCAAGAACGGCAAGATATAGCTGATATTATCAATTCATCTAAATGCAGAATAGACGGACTAGTGATATCTAATACTACCATTCAACGGTCAAACTTGATAAGTTCTCATAGAGAAGAAACTGGTGGCCTCAGCGGAGCACCACTGACGCACCTTTCAACCGCAATGATCAGAGACATGTATTGTAGGACTAATGGAAAAATACCGATCATAGGCGTTGGTGGTATATTCACTGGTGAAGACGcttatgaaaaaatcaaagctgGAGCAACATTAGTCCAAATTTATACATCATATATATACCACGGCCCTCCAATtgtgaaacgaataaaaaaagaattagacGAACTTTTAATAAAGGATGGGTATACCTCTGTGGTTGATGCAGTTGGCAAGGATTCAATTAAGTCCAAAACTTAG
- the LOC105692722 gene encoding uncharacterized protein LOC105692722, with the protein MIAGWKLVSLLIIVLATCVNQGLSIKCWVCRSDSDPKCADPFDNTTVPITDCKQEPNLKHLPEVRPTMCRKIRQKVNGEWRYFRSCAYMGEPGIAGDERFCLMRTGTYNIFMEYCTCNSKDGCNTGPIVYSNRFAILFVAFFTYALTQYTR; encoded by the exons ATGATTGCGGGCTGGAAATTGGTCTCGTTGCTGATAATAGTTTTAGCCACGTGCGTTAATCAAG GGCTGAGCATAAAATGCTGGGTATGCAGGTCAGACTCTGATCCAAAATGTGCTGATCCATTCGACAACACCACTGTCCCTATCACTGACTGTAAACAAGAACCAAATTTGAAACATCTTCCAGAAGTCAGACCTACAATGTGCAGAAAAATTCGTCAAAAGG ttaATGGAGAGTGGAGATACTTTAGAAGTTGTGCATATATGGGTGAACCTGGTATTGCTGGAGATGAGAGGTTCTGTTTAATGCGTACTGGAACCTACAATATATTCATGGAATATTGTACGTGTAATAGTAAGGATGGCTGCAACACCGGACCTATAGTATATTCAAATCGGTTTGCTATCTTAtttgtcgcattttttacTTATGCCTTGACTCAATATACCAGATAA
- the LOC105692719 gene encoding inositol-3-phosphate synthase 1-A yields MAFKIHVNSPNVKYNDEFLEANYEYHTTKVTKMDDKQLKYMATPISTKLIIRTELTIPKLGVMLVGWGGNNGTTFTAALLANKMNLSWNTKDGSKKANWYGSITQSSTVRLGSGGSEDVHVPMSWMLPMVDPKNIEIDGWDISNMNLADAMERAKVIDYNLQSQLKPEMARMKPRRSIYYPDFIAANQEERANNIISGSKTEQLSWIRRDISEFKTAKNLDKIIIVWTANTERFTDIIQGVNDTADNLLKSIKENHPEVSPSTMFAVAAALEGCTYINGSPQNAFVPGAIELAERYETFIAGDDFKSGQTKLKSVLVDFLVSAGIKPVSIVSYNHLGNNDGFNLSAPQQFRSKEISKSNVVDDIVKSNSILYEPEEKPDHCVVIKYVPYVGDSKRALDEYTSEILLGGHNTIVVHNTCEDSLLATPIILDLVILAELFSRITFKQNESENGIFTGFHNVLSILSYLCKAPLVPQGAPVVNALFKQRAAIENVLRACLSLPPENSMLLEHKVYFPKNI; encoded by the exons ATGGCTTTCAAAATACACGTTAACAGTCCAAATGTCAAGTACAATGATGAATTCCTTGAAGCTAATTATGAATATCATACAACAAAAGTCACCAAAATGGATGATAAACAGCTCAAATATATG GCAACTCCTATATCCACAAAGTTAATTATAAGAACAGAATTGACTATACCAAAACTTGGTGTCATGTTAGTGGGATGGGGCGGCAACAATGGTACAACATTTACTGCAGCACTGCTAGCCAACAAAATGAACTTGAGCTGGAACACCAAAGATGGATCAAAGAAAGCTAATTG GTATGGCTCCATCACACAGTCATCAACTGTTAGACTTGGCAGTGGGGGTAGCGAAGATGTCCATGTACCGATGTCATGGATGTTACCAATGGTAGATCctaaaaacattgaaattgaTGGATGGGACATTTCTAATATGAATTTAGCTGATGCTATGGAACGCGCAAAAGTGATCGATTATAATCTCCAGAGTCAGTTAAAGCCTGAAATGGCTCGTATGAAACCTCGCAGAAGTATATACTATCCTGACTTCATTGCAGCTAATCAG GAGGAACGAGCAAACAATATTATCTCAGGTTCAAAGACGGAACAGCTTAGTTGGATTCGAAGAGACATATCCGAATTCAAAACAGCAAAGAACTTGGACAAAATCATAATAGTGTGGACTGCCAACACTGAAAGATTCACAGATATTATTCAAGGGGTTAATGATACTGCTGACAACTTGTTAAAGTctataaaagaaaatcatccaGAAGTCAGTCCTAGTACTATGTTTGCTGTTGCAGCTGCACTAGAAGGG tgtacatacataaatggCTCACCACAAAATGCTTTCGTACCTGGTGCTATTGAGCTTGCTGAAAGGTATGAGACCTTCATTGCTGGAGATGATTTCAAGTCCGGTCAGACTAAATTAAAATCAGTATTGGTGGACTTTTTGGTTTCTGCTGGCATAAAACCTGTATCGATAGTCAGCTACAACCACCTTGGAAATAATGATGGATTTAATTTGTCAGCCCCGCAACAGTTTAGATCTAAAGAA atttcaaaAAGCAATGTGGTCGACGACATAGTTAAGTCCAACAGTATTCTCTACGAACCTGAGGAGAAGCCAGATCATTGCGTCGTCATTAAATATGTTCCATACGTTG GTGATAGCAAACGCGCGTTGGATGAGTACACCTCTGAAATATTACTCGGTGGACATAACACGATAGTTGTTCACAACACTTGTGAAGATTCTTTATTGGCTACTCCAATAATATTGGATTTGGTTATTCTAGCTGAACTTTTTTCACGCATAACTTTTAAGCAGAATGAATCTGAAAATGGAATCTTCACAGGGTTCCATAATGTACTTTCGATTCTTTCATATTTGTGTAAAGCACCACTAGTCCCTCAGGGTGCTCCCGTGGTTAATGCATTATTCAAACAACGGGCAGCGATCGAAAATGTCTTGAGAGCTTGTCTGTCGTTGCCACCAGAAAACAGCATGCTCTTAGAGCACAAAGTGTACTTTCCAAAGAACATCTGA